One window of Papaver somniferum cultivar HN1 chromosome 9, ASM357369v1, whole genome shotgun sequence genomic DNA carries:
- the LOC113309661 gene encoding histone H3.2, whose amino-acid sequence MARTKQTARKSTGGKAPRKQLATKAARKSAPATGGVKKPHRFRPGTVALREIRKYQKSTELLIRKLPFQRLVREIAQDFKTDLRFQSSAVAALQEAAEAYLVGLFEDTNLCAIHAKRVTIMPKDIQLARRIRGERA is encoded by the coding sequence ATGGCAAGAACAAAGCAAACAGCAAGGAAATCAACAGGAGGAAAGGCACCAAGGAAACAATTAGCAACAAAGGCAGCCCGGAAGTCAGCACCAGCAACCGGAGGAGTGAAGAAGCCCCACAGATTCAGGCCAGGAACTGTTGCTCTCCGTGAGATCAGAAAGTATCAGAAGAGTACAGAGCTTTTGATCCGCAAACTTCCTTTCCAGAGATTAGTTCGTGAGATTGCTCAAGATTTTAAGACTGATTTACGTTTTCAATCAAGTGCTGTTGCTGCTCTTCAGGAAGCTGCTGAAGCTTATTTGGTCGGTCTTTTCGAAGATACTAATCTCTGCGCCATTCATGCCAAGAGGGTTACCATCATGCCTAAAGACATTCAACTTGCTCGTAGAATCCGTGGTGAGAGGGCTTAG
- the LOC113314069 gene encoding uncharacterized protein LOC113314069: MEKYVVHCPPSPDNPKPSFLCRPPWERSVAELVGRYSPKYRHDVSTLLLESYSEIGAFPHEYESGGLACRTHMNRVINIANRNTSLFLRRDGISALEFDSKGVYVASVTKSGCLTVHDFETLYCLSNGSSPCLKEDETKHLLHLSTNQQLDVVRWNIANQDEVACTSVQSNEVLIFDIGYVSSEPVEVLRKRPSVTVYGFEVPRGLSDISFTSSDKSRLLASDMSGAINLWDRRVSNLPCLELSTNSRSNLNSIQLNVENQIVFGAGKNGIIYAWDLRGGRTSCAFQSHKEVSHSPLTSWKIALLLEGIGSLKAQSDIRSKEIHSIDLDPSCSYQLAFHLDDGWSGVLDTNNFQVTHMHCPPPAWLNGPDMSNNCLSLRKPSWLPTSSIYAVGSSSDDGIHLLDFYPRPDSACHVDLNEDIQSILEEKNKKARNRFIPLSEGVSVCATHPLNGTIIAGTKQSSLLVISQRHQSFGSVDDDNSTNAGDLSEEQKLD, translated from the exons ATGGAGAAATACGTAGTTCACTGTCCCCCTTCTCCTGATAACCCTAAACCATCTTTCCTGTGCAG GCCTCCATGGGAGAGGAGCGTTGCTGAGTTGGTTGGTAGATATTCTCCAAAATACCGCCACGATGTCTCCACTTTGTTGCTTGAATCGTACTCTGAG ATAGGAGCATTTCCACACGAGTATGAATCCGGTGGATTGGCCTGTCGAACTCAT ATGAATCGGGTGATTAATATTGCAAATAGAAACACTAGCCTATTTCTTAGAAG GGATGGGATATCTGCACTCGAATTTGACAGCAAG GGGGTATATGTCGCCTCGGTAACAAAATCCGGGTGTCTAACAGTTCATGATTTTGAAACTCTCTATTGCCTCAGCAATGGCTCGTCGCCAT GTTTGAAGGAAGATGAAACAAAGCACTTGCTGCACCTTTCTACAAATCAACAGCTTGATGTTGTTCGGTGGAATATTGCGAACCAAGACGAGGTTGCTTGCACATCGGTGCAGAGTAATGAAGTTCTAATATTTGATATTGGTTATGTCTCTTCCGAACCAGTTGAA GTGTTAAGGAAGAGACCTTCTGTCACTGTGTATGGATTTGAAGTACCCAGAGGCTTATCTGATATTTCTTTTACTTCATCTGACAAGTCAAG GTTGCTTGCATCTGATATGAGTGGAGCTATCAACCTATGGGACAGGCGAGTGAGCAACCTTCCATGTCTGGAGCTTAGTACTAATTCCCGGAGCAATCTTAACAGTATCCAGTTAAATGTGGAAAATCAA ATTGTTTTTGGAGCTGGTAAAAACGGAATCATCTATGCTTGGGATCTTCGTGGAGGAAGAACATCTTGTGCGTTTCAGAGTCATAAAGAG GTATCTCATTCTCCCCTAACATCATGGAAGATAGCATTGCTGTTGGAGGGAATTGGATCATTGAAG GCACAATCAGACATTCGGTCGAAGGAGATTCACTCTATTGACCTTGATCCATCTTGCTCGTATCAGTTGGCTTTCCACCTCGATGATGGTTG GTCTGGTGTTTTGGATACCAATAACTTTCAAGTGACCCATATGCATTGCCCGCCCCCTGCTTGGCT GAATGGTCCAGACATGTCAAACAATTGTTTGTCACTGAGAAAGCCATCATGGCTGCCTACAAGTTCG ATTTATGCGGTCGGATCATCATCTGATGATGGGATTCATCTCTTAGATTTCTACCCAAGGCCAGACTCAGCTTGCCATGTGGACTTGAA TGAGGATATACAGAGCATTCTTGAAGAGAAGAATAAAAAAGCACGAAATCGGTTCATTCCTTTGTCAGAAGGTGTTTCTGTCTGTGCTACACATCCCCTCAATGGGACCATCATTGCCGGAACTAAG CAATCATCTTTGTTGGTGATTTCTCAAAGACACCAATCTTTCGGGAGCGTAGACGATGATAATTCAACCAATGCCGGAGATTTGTCAGAAGAGCAGAAACTGGATTGA
- the LOC113307665 gene encoding uncharacterized protein LOC113307665, with protein MELPVIDLSQYLELSTKLLSPSDESNSSVEQELNPQTKNLCNEVSRILRDTGALLIKDPRCSVEDNDRFLDMMEKYFDKPDDFKRHQERSHLHYQVGVTPEGVEVPRSLVDKDLQQKLSTMPKENQPSTPVGPDPKWRYMWRVGPRPSKTCFQELNAEPVIPEGFPEWKQTMDSWGYKMINAIEVVAEMAAIGFGLPKDAFTSLMKQGPHLLAPTGSDLQRYGKEGTVFAGYHYDLNFLTIHGRSRFPGLNIWLRSGQKMEVKVPVGCLLIQTGKQLEWLTGGECQAGMHEVVVTNRTLEAVEAARQQNRSLWRVSSTLFAHIASDATIEPLGHFADSPLAEKYPPMCAGEFVELELAVINLKGKTNDSDS; from the exons atggaactACCAGTGATAGATCTATCACAGTATCTAGAATTGTCAACTAAATTATTAAGTCCAAGTGATGAGTCCAATTCATCAGTAGAACAAGAGTTGAATCCCCAAACCAAAAATTTATGTAATGAAGTAAGTAGAATACTGAGAGATACTGGTGCTCTTTTAATCAAAGATCCAAGATGTTCTGTTGAAGACAATGATCGTTTCTTAGATATGATGGAGAAGTATTTCGATAAACCAGACGATTTTAAACGTCATCAGGAACGCTCTCATTTGCATTACCAG GTAGGTGTGACTCCAGAAGGAGTTGAGGTACCTCGAAGTTTAGTTGATAAGGACCTGCAACAGAAACTAAGCACAATGCCCAAGGAGAATCAACCATCTACCCCAGTTGGACCTGATCCAAAGTGGCGGTATATGTGGAGAGTGGGTCCTCGACCATCAAAAACCTGCTTTCAG GAGTTAAATGCTGAACCTGTCATACCAGAAGGTTTTCCGGAATGGAAGCAAACCATGGATTCGTGGGGTTACAAAATGATTAACGCGATTGAG GTTGTAGCTGAAATGGCGGCAATTGGATTCGGATTGCCAaaggatgccttcacttccctaaTGAAACAG GGGCCTCATTTGCTTGCTCCAACAGGAAGTGATCTTCAACGATATGGCAAGGAGGGCACCGTCTTTGCAGGCTATCACTATGACCTGAACTTTTTAACTATCCATGGCAGAAGCAGATTTCCTGGACTTAACATTTGGTTGAGAAGTGGGCAGAAAATGGAAGTGAAGGTTCCCGTTGGCTGTCTCCTTATCCAAACAGGAAAGCAG CTCGAGTGGTTGACAGGTGGGGAGTGTCAAGCAGGAATGCATGAGGTTGTTGTGACCAATAGAACTCTAGAAGCTGTAGAAGCAGCGCGCCAACAAAACCGCAGTCTGTGGCGAGTGTCTTCAACA TTATTCGCGCACATAGCTTCGGATGCGACGATAGAACCCTTGGGTCACTTTGCAGATTCCCCACTTGCTGAGAAATATCCACCGATGTGTGCTGGAGAATTTGTTGAACTGGAGCTTGCAGTAATCAATCTCAAGGGTAAAACTAACGACAGTGATAGCTAA